The following are from one region of the Paenibacillus protaetiae genome:
- a CDS encoding ABC transporter permease — protein MKPSAAASPSWRFGNKADTSSRPLAALTASRLFVYGAGLVLLFIVLCAIVPGWIAPYSPTEMKTDQILQGPSLAHPFGIDYFGRDVFSLVVYGSRDSLFIGVMSVLVGGIVGGAIGAVSGYIGGIIDTVFMRIIDILMTIPGILLALAIAAALGPSLFNIVLAVAVSSIPGYARVMRGQMLSIKNRPYITASRSIGVSQFGIFWKHVLPNSLSPMLVMATLGIGSAILAGSGLSFLGLGVLREIPDWGTLLAQGRSYLTVAWWICTFPGLAITLFVLAVNLLGDKLRDHWDPKKSRI, from the coding sequence ATGAAGCCTTCAGCTGCCGCAAGCCCTTCTTGGCGCTTTGGTAATAAAGCTGATACGTCTTCCCGCCCGTTAGCGGCGTTGACTGCTTCCCGGCTGTTCGTTTACGGAGCCGGGCTTGTTTTGCTATTTATCGTGTTGTGTGCGATTGTCCCGGGGTGGATTGCCCCATATTCGCCAACGGAGATGAAGACGGATCAAATTTTACAGGGGCCAAGTCTGGCTCATCCGTTTGGCATTGATTACTTTGGCCGGGACGTCTTCAGCCTGGTTGTATACGGCAGCCGTGATTCGTTGTTTATCGGCGTAATGTCGGTACTCGTCGGCGGCATCGTTGGCGGAGCCATCGGCGCAGTATCCGGCTATATCGGCGGCATTATTGACACGGTATTTATGCGGATTATTGACATTTTGATGACGATACCCGGCATATTGCTTGCGCTCGCGATTGCTGCTGCCCTTGGGCCGAGCTTGTTTAATATTGTACTGGCGGTAGCGGTCTCGTCGATTCCTGGTTATGCGAGGGTCATGCGGGGCCAGATGCTCAGCATTAAAAACCGTCCTTATATTACCGCTTCCCGTTCCATTGGCGTATCGCAGTTCGGCATTTTTTGGAAGCATGTGCTGCCTAACTCATTGTCTCCAATGCTCGTTATGGCGACGCTTGGCATCGGAAGCGCGATATTGGCCGGGTCGGGACTAAGTTTTCTGGGCCTTGGCGTGTTGCGGGAAATCCCGGACTGGGGCACGCTGCTCGCACAAGGGAGAAGTTATTTGACGGTAGCCTGGTGGATATGTACCTTTCCCGGGCTGGCAATTACGCTGTTTGTGCTTGCCGTCAATTTGCTGGGCGACAAGCTGAGGGACCATTGGGACCCGAAAAAAAGCCGCATTTAA
- a CDS encoding cold-inducible protein YdjO-related protein, whose protein sequence is MKGLLITVATKEDAPVKLIPTKIWRCKNQDCKAWIRDEFISTDPLCPMCKGPMGRSMRHLPAVQNKVKAQPRKPKSEYE, encoded by the coding sequence ATGAAAGGGTTGTTAATAACAGTGGCAACAAAGGAAGACGCACCGGTAAAATTGATTCCTACGAAAATTTGGAGATGTAAAAACCAAGACTGTAAAGCATGGATTAGAGATGAATTCATTAGCACAGATCCATTGTGCCCGATGTGCAAAGGGCCGATGGGAAGGAGTATGCGGCATTTGCCTGCGGTTCAAAATAAGGTGAAAGCACAGCCCCGCAAGCCTAAATCCGAGTATGAATAA
- a CDS encoding GGDEF domain-containing protein, whose protein sequence is MALNFYGLIVTFMILLDTRGVELNLKFSASLIVYFIYELAKLANDYVFHGEADGLIILDGVLPVVYFSLLFLLLFEWVIERLRTTYQSSITDGLTGLYNRRHFQSKADQLLKRSKGVAVIFCDIDNFKKLNDTQGHHKADGVLKQVSEIIKEESSGIGTAGRYGGEELLACITHDRVKPEAVAEAIRKRVEMETIVTVSVGVGTSKDAKTVQEMVKLADQAMYHSKTTGKNKVTLYSKMPGVRTRSSSASVSG, encoded by the coding sequence TTGGCGCTTAATTTCTATGGGCTGATCGTAACGTTTATGATCTTGCTGGATACTAGAGGCGTAGAGCTAAACCTTAAATTTTCGGCTTCTTTAATTGTGTATTTCATTTATGAGCTTGCGAAGCTTGCAAACGATTATGTATTTCACGGCGAAGCGGACGGCTTGATCATACTGGACGGCGTGCTGCCTGTCGTTTATTTCTCGCTGCTGTTCCTGCTTCTATTCGAATGGGTGATCGAGCGGCTGCGCACGACGTATCAGTCGTCGATCACGGACGGGTTAACCGGCTTGTACAACCGCAGGCATTTTCAGTCCAAAGCAGATCAACTGCTGAAGCGATCCAAGGGCGTTGCCGTTATTTTTTGCGATATTGACAATTTCAAAAAATTAAACGACACACAAGGCCACCATAAAGCGGATGGTGTACTGAAGCAGGTATCGGAAATTATTAAAGAAGAATCAAGCGGAATCGGCACAGCCGGCCGGTACGGCGGCGAAGAGCTGCTTGCCTGCATTACACATGATCGTGTGAAGCCGGAGGCAGTAGCGGAAGCGATCCGCAAGCGGGTCGAGATGGAAACCATCGTTACAGTAAGCGTGGGCGTCGGTACGTCGAAGGATGCAAAAACCGTGCAGGAGATGGTCAAGCTCGCCGATCAGGCGATGTATCATTCGAAAACAACCGGCAAAAATAAAGTAACGTTATACAGCAAAATGCCAGGTGTCAGAACGCGTTCATCTTCCGCGTCGGTTTCCGGATAA
- a CDS encoding ABC transporter ATP-binding protein: MMKQLLEIERLSVQFHTKNGPLQALREVSLSIRQGETVCLVGESGSGKTITSKAVMRLIDYENGRITDGRIVLDGIDIGSLPQKELRALRGKKMAMVFQEPMAAFDPVYTIGHQMTETIMVHDRKNKAEAWEHSVRLLERVGIPEPEIRMKQYPGELSGGMLQRAMIAMALCCGPELLIADEPTTALDVTIQAQILHLLQSLKQELGMSILLITHDLGIAAEIADRVVVMYAGSVVEQGATGELFEQPRHPYTRGLLHSVATLDTQRGSRLHSIPGSIPSLSALPEGCLFHPRCPYATDKCGSEAPPLVSDNGREAACWHSNELIASEGWQRKPETPDSRKEAARVHEQPLVQVSGLAAQGSTPYLAAAAETDYWPVSGGEQGEEQTDTELFHIKGLRKYYPIKGSIPGRNKGHIHAVDDVSFTIRKGETFGLVGESGSGKSTLGRVLLQLEKATAGEVRFQDKPLTELGRKGLHGMRRDMQMIFQDPYGSLDPRWTVGDIVGEPLAVHESISKREIKQRVEQLLQAVGLDPAVAARHPHEFSGGQRQRIGIARAIALNPKFILADEAVSALDVSVQAQIVNLLQDLQQQMGLTYLFIAHGLQVVRHISDRIGVMYLGKLVEIAPSEELFLHPAHPYTRALIASIPDPDPKRKRQHTAIQGEIPSPANPPSGCRFHTRCPLATNKCRETEPPLAAVGAGHLAACHYPI, translated from the coding sequence ATGATGAAGCAATTGCTGGAAATTGAGCGCCTTTCGGTGCAATTTCATACTAAAAACGGGCCGCTGCAGGCGCTGCGCGAAGTATCGCTGTCCATCCGGCAAGGAGAAACAGTGTGCCTGGTAGGAGAGTCGGGCAGCGGCAAAACGATAACTTCTAAAGCGGTAATGCGTCTTATTGATTACGAAAATGGGCGCATTACAGACGGCCGCATTGTGCTGGACGGCATTGATATCGGCTCGTTGCCGCAAAAGGAGCTTCGCGCGCTTCGGGGCAAAAAAATGGCGATGGTGTTCCAGGAGCCGATGGCGGCTTTTGATCCGGTTTATACGATTGGCCATCAAATGACGGAAACAATTATGGTGCATGACCGGAAAAACAAGGCGGAAGCGTGGGAGCATTCCGTCCGGCTGCTGGAGAGGGTAGGGATTCCGGAGCCGGAAATTCGCATGAAGCAATATCCCGGCGAGCTTTCCGGGGGCATGCTGCAGCGCGCTATGATCGCTATGGCGTTATGCTGCGGACCGGAACTGCTTATTGCGGATGAACCGACGACGGCGCTGGATGTTACGATTCAGGCGCAAATTTTGCATTTGCTGCAAAGTTTGAAGCAGGAGCTGGGCATGTCGATTTTGCTTATTACGCATGATCTTGGCATCGCCGCTGAAATTGCGGACCGGGTTGTCGTCATGTATGCCGGGAGTGTCGTGGAGCAAGGGGCGACCGGCGAGCTGTTTGAGCAGCCCCGCCACCCTTATACACGCGGCCTTCTTCATTCTGTGGCAACGCTGGATACGCAGCGCGGCTCCAGGCTTCATTCCATCCCCGGCTCCATCCCCAGCTTGTCGGCTTTGCCGGAAGGCTGCTTGTTTCACCCCCGCTGCCCTTATGCGACGGACAAATGCGGTTCGGAAGCGCCGCCTCTTGTTTCAGACAACGGCAGAGAAGCCGCATGCTGGCATTCAAATGAACTGATTGCAAGCGAAGGATGGCAGAGGAAGCCGGAAACGCCGGACAGCCGTAAAGAAGCAGCGCGTGTACATGAACAGCCGCTTGTTCAAGTAAGCGGGCTGGCGGCGCAAGGCAGTACGCCGTATTTGGCGGCTGCTGCAGAGACGGATTACTGGCCGGTATCCGGAGGTGAGCAGGGAGAGGAACAGACGGATACGGAGCTGTTTCATATTAAGGGGCTGCGCAAATATTACCCGATTAAAGGGTCGATTCCCGGCCGGAACAAAGGGCATATTCATGCAGTCGATGATGTCAGTTTTACGATACGCAAAGGTGAAACATTTGGCCTGGTAGGCGAATCCGGGAGCGGCAAATCGACGCTTGGCCGCGTGCTGCTGCAGCTGGAGAAGGCGACCGCAGGCGAAGTGAGATTTCAAGATAAGCCGTTGACGGAGCTTGGCCGCAAAGGTTTGCATGGCATGCGGCGGGATATGCAAATGATATTTCAGGACCCGTACGGTTCCCTGGATCCACGCTGGACGGTTGGAGATATTGTCGGGGAGCCGCTCGCTGTGCACGAGTCCATAAGCAAACGGGAAATAAAGCAGCGTGTCGAACAGCTGTTGCAGGCTGTTGGGCTGGACCCTGCCGTGGCCGCTCGCCATCCGCATGAGTTTTCCGGCGGGCAGCGCCAGCGTATTGGCATTGCTAGGGCAATTGCATTAAATCCAAAGTTTATTTTGGCGGATGAGGCGGTGTCGGCTTTAGATGTGTCGGTCCAAGCTCAAATCGTTAATTTGCTGCAGGATTTGCAGCAGCAGATGGGCTTGACCTACTTGTTTATCGCTCACGGGCTGCAAGTTGTGCGTCATATCTCGGATCGTATTGGCGTTATGTATCTTGGCAAACTGGTTGAAATCGCGCCTAGCGAGGAATTGTTTCTTCACCCGGCTCACCCGTATACCCGGGCGCTTATTGCCTCGATACCGGATCCGGATCCGAAACGCAAACGCCAGCATACAGCGATTCAAGGCGAGATCCCTTCGCCGGCTAACCCGCCATCCGGCTGCAGATTTCATACGCGGTGCCCGTTGGCAACGAACAAGTGCCGGGAGACAGAGCCGCCGCTGGCTGCGGTAGGCGCCGGCCATTTGGCCGCTTGCCATTATCCGATTTAA
- a CDS encoding zinc ribbon domain-containing protein — MQGATCSVNEVAMTGAGISKWLDIQHRHYLFVSCLSCGYVEVYNPDILAGDGRGRASTILDILFGG, encoded by the coding sequence ATGCAGGGGGCTACTTGTTCGGTTAATGAAGTGGCGATGACAGGCGCCGGCATCAGCAAATGGCTGGATATTCAGCATCGCCATTATTTGTTTGTATCCTGCTTAAGCTGCGGCTATGTAGAAGTGTACAACCCGGATATTCTGGCAGGGGACGGAAGAGGAAGGGCCAGCACGATACTCGATATTTTGTTTGGCGGCTAA
- a CDS encoding ABC transporter permease codes for MIKAIAVKLFTSLLVVAGSLLLVFTILYLLPGDPVDSILDPTQATPEMIANLRAQLGTDQPYYVQLFHYFGHMARGDFGESLLTSEPVLPKILDNFPATLSLTLTSAAVSVVVGVLLGVLSAIHRNKPIDIIARIVGLFGISMPTFWSGILLLLVFSIHWGWFPAMGSDGWRTLVLPSITLGLIGAGFIVRMVRNSMLEVINESFIVTLRSKGLTERAVMYRHALRNALIPAVTLMGTLVGEMLAGTVVIETVFARQGIGRIISDALMAKDFPVVQGVIFFTAIIYVAVNLIVDLSYSFIDPRVRRSA; via the coding sequence ATGATAAAAGCGATTGCTGTAAAGCTGTTTACCTCGTTGCTTGTTGTTGCAGGCTCCTTGCTTCTTGTATTTACAATCCTGTACTTGCTTCCGGGCGATCCGGTAGATTCCATTCTGGATCCGACGCAAGCGACGCCTGAAATGATTGCCAATTTGCGGGCGCAGCTTGGAACCGATCAGCCCTATTACGTGCAGTTGTTCCATTATTTCGGGCATATGGCGAGAGGCGACTTTGGCGAGTCGCTTCTCACCTCCGAACCGGTATTGCCCAAAATACTCGACAACTTCCCTGCAACGTTGTCGCTGACACTTACCAGTGCGGCAGTATCGGTTGTTGTAGGCGTGCTGCTTGGCGTGCTGTCGGCTATCCATCGCAATAAGCCAATTGATATTATCGCGAGAATCGTCGGTTTGTTTGGCATTTCGATGCCGACTTTCTGGTCAGGCATTCTGCTGCTGCTCGTTTTTTCCATCCATTGGGGCTGGTTTCCTGCAATGGGCTCGGACGGCTGGCGGACGCTCGTGCTGCCTTCCATTACATTGGGCCTTATCGGAGCAGGTTTTATTGTAAGGATGGTTCGCAACAGCATGCTGGAAGTAATTAACGAAAGCTTTATCGTAACGCTGCGCTCCAAAGGATTGACAGAGCGTGCTGTTATGTACCGCCACGCGCTCCGCAACGCTCTGATCCCGGCGGTAACGCTGATGGGAACGCTTGTAGGCGAGATGCTGGCCGGCACTGTCGTCATCGAAACGGTGTTTGCACGGCAGGGCATTGGCCGGATTATATCGGACGCGCTGATGGCGAAAGATTTTCCCGTTGTACAGGGCGTTATCTTCTTTACGGCTATCATCTATGTTGCCGTCAACCTGATCGTTGACTTATCGTATTCCTTTATTGACCCGCGGGTCAGAAGATCGGCCTGA